One window of Salegentibacter sp. Hel_I_6 genomic DNA carries:
- the metG gene encoding methionine--tRNA ligase: MSNTPQRYTITAALPYTNGPIHIGHLAGVYVPADIYARYLRMQGNDVAFVCGSDEHGVPITIKAKKEGVTPQDIVDKYDGIIRKSFEDFGVSFDNYSRTSAKVHHDTASAFFKKMYEDGKFIEETTQQLYDEKAGQFLADRFVTGTCPKCGNEEAYGDQCESCGTSLNATDLINPKSAITGEVPTLKETRHWFLPLDQYQEWLDEWIVKGHAHDWKSNVHGQVKSWLNDGLRARAVTRDLDWGIPVPVEGGEGKVLYVWFDAPIGYISSTKEWAEREGKDWESYWKDDNTKLVHFIGKDNIVFHCIIFPVMLKAHGDYILPENVPANEFLNLEGKKLSTSKNWAVWLHEYLEDFPDQQDVLRYVLTANAPEAKDNDFTWKDFQARNNNELVAIFGNFINRVIVLTNKYYSGIVPEPNDYSKIDEETISTLKAYPAVIASSIEKYRFREAQGELMNLARLGNKYLADEEPWKVIKTDAERVKTVMYVALQIASALATLTEPFLPFSSAKLQKMLNFSDAESKLSGEEYSQWDKIATRDSLLAAGHQIGKAELLFSKIEDEQIQQQLEKLEATKTANAAVDKVVEPQKETATFEDFTKMDLRVGTIIEAHKMPKTKKLMVIKVDTGLDKRTVVSGIAEHYKAEEIIGKKVTVLANLAPRKLRGVESEGMILMTENSGGKLVFVNPDEEGVEPGTTIN; this comes from the coding sequence ATGAGCAATACTCCACAGCGATACACTATTACCGCAGCATTACCATACACCAACGGCCCCATACATATTGGCCATCTTGCCGGTGTTTATGTTCCAGCCGATATTTATGCCCGCTATTTGCGAATGCAGGGTAATGATGTTGCGTTTGTTTGCGGAAGTGATGAGCACGGAGTACCAATTACCATAAAAGCTAAAAAAGAAGGAGTTACCCCGCAGGATATCGTTGATAAATACGACGGAATCATCAGGAAATCTTTTGAGGATTTCGGGGTTTCTTTTGATAATTACTCCAGGACTTCAGCAAAAGTACATCACGATACGGCTTCGGCATTTTTCAAAAAAATGTATGAAGACGGGAAGTTTATCGAAGAAACCACCCAGCAACTTTACGATGAAAAAGCCGGGCAATTTCTAGCCGATAGGTTTGTAACCGGAACCTGCCCAAAATGCGGAAACGAGGAAGCTTACGGCGACCAATGTGAAAGCTGCGGAACTTCGCTAAACGCCACAGATCTTATTAATCCAAAATCGGCGATTACCGGGGAAGTACCCACTTTAAAAGAAACTCGTCACTGGTTTTTACCCTTAGATCAATACCAGGAATGGCTGGACGAATGGATCGTAAAAGGTCACGCCCACGACTGGAAAAGCAATGTGCATGGACAGGTAAAATCCTGGTTAAATGATGGTTTGCGCGCTCGTGCCGTAACCCGCGATTTAGACTGGGGAATCCCCGTTCCTGTTGAAGGCGGAGAAGGCAAAGTGCTTTACGTTTGGTTTGATGCGCCAATTGGCTACATTTCTTCTACCAAAGAATGGGCCGAGCGCGAAGGCAAAGACTGGGAGTCCTACTGGAAAGATGATAACACCAAGCTGGTGCACTTTATAGGAAAAGACAATATTGTTTTTCACTGTATTATTTTCCCGGTAATGCTTAAAGCACACGGTGATTATATTTTGCCCGAAAATGTGCCGGCAAACGAATTTCTTAACCTGGAAGGAAAAAAATTATCTACCTCCAAAAACTGGGCGGTTTGGTTACACGAGTATTTGGAAGATTTCCCAGATCAGCAAGATGTTTTGCGTTATGTTTTAACTGCAAATGCGCCTGAAGCTAAAGACAACGATTTTACCTGGAAAGATTTCCAGGCCAGGAATAATAATGAGTTGGTAGCAATTTTCGGGAACTTTATTAACCGTGTAATTGTACTTACTAATAAATATTACTCCGGAATTGTTCCAGAACCAAATGATTATTCTAAAATTGACGAGGAAACTATTAGCACGCTAAAAGCATATCCCGCGGTTATTGCAAGTTCAATTGAAAAATACCGTTTCCGGGAAGCGCAAGGAGAATTGATGAATTTGGCTCGTTTAGGAAACAAATATTTAGCCGATGAAGAACCCTGGAAAGTGATTAAAACCGATGCAGAACGTGTAAAAACAGTAATGTATGTGGCGCTACAAATAGCTTCAGCGCTAGCTACTTTAACCGAACCTTTTTTACCATTTTCTTCAGCGAAACTTCAAAAAATGCTAAACTTCTCCGATGCTGAAAGCAAACTTTCCGGGGAAGAATATTCGCAATGGGATAAGATTGCTACCCGCGATTCTTTACTTGCGGCAGGGCATCAAATTGGCAAAGCAGAATTGCTTTTTAGTAAGATTGAAGATGAGCAAATTCAGCAGCAATTAGAGAAACTGGAAGCTACAAAAACTGCAAATGCTGCCGTAGATAAAGTAGTTGAGCCTCAAAAAGAAACTGCTACTTTTGAAGATTTCACTAAAATGGATTTGCGCGTGGGAACCATTATTGAAGCTCATAAAATGCCCAAAACCAAGAAATTAATGGTAATCAAAGTAGATACCGGTTTGGATAAAAGAACCGTGGTTTCGGGAATTGCAGAGCATTACAAAGCGGAGGAAATTATTGGAAAGAAAGTTACCGTTTTGGCGAATTTAGCTCCAAGAAAACTGCGTGGTGTAGAAAGCGAAGGCATGATCTTAATGACAGAGAATTCAGGAGGAAAACTGGTTTTTGTAAATCCAGATGAAGAAGGTGTAGAACCCGGGACTACGATAAATTAG
- a CDS encoding glycoside hydrolase family 9 protein, with amino-acid sequence MKSSTIFLFSFLCFVLNFSAFAQVNKSDSGSDKIRINQIGFYPEASKKAIIVTSEATDFSILTADQKTEVFSGKLSEPKEWPHSKETVKQADFSSVENSGKYVLHVSGIGTSHPFEIAKNVHYEPAKASMKAFYYQRASTDLPEEYAGKWAREAGHPDDKVKIHNSAASQNRPAGSTISSPGGWYDAGDYGKYIVNSGITMGTLLSLYEDFPNYLDTLNLNIPESQNNIPDFLDETLYNLRWMMTMQDEDGGVYHKLTSANFHGAVAPKDATLQRWVVQKGTAATLDFAAVTAQASRIFQNYNELPGLSDSLLVMSEKAYTWAKENPQAIYRQEELKNPKISTGAYGDQNFKDELQWAATELFITTGNENYYKDANLESSLETDFGIPAWPNVNTLALYSLVRHRDKYTNSEVVDIDAIINQITKMGDALVSSSKTSAYAIPMGTRESDFVWGSNSTAANQGILLLNAFQITDDEKYLNAANANLDYLLGRNATGYSFLTGFGEKATRDPHHRPSESDDIEDPVPGLLAAGPNPGQQDKEGCKNKYTDTHKYPATSYIDDRCSYASNEIAINWNAPFVYLANAIEAIR; translated from the coding sequence ATGAAGTCTTCAACTATATTCCTGTTTTCTTTTCTATGCTTTGTTCTGAATTTTTCAGCTTTCGCACAAGTAAATAAAAGTGATTCAGGATCAGATAAAATCCGGATAAATCAGATAGGCTTTTATCCTGAAGCTTCAAAAAAGGCTATTATTGTTACTTCAGAAGCAACCGATTTTTCCATTCTTACAGCAGATCAAAAAACTGAGGTATTTTCAGGCAAACTCAGCGAACCCAAAGAATGGCCCCATAGTAAAGAAACCGTAAAACAAGCTGACTTTTCTTCTGTAGAAAATTCAGGAAAATATGTATTACACGTATCTGGAATTGGCACCAGCCATCCTTTTGAGATAGCAAAAAATGTACATTATGAACCAGCGAAGGCAAGCATGAAAGCTTTTTATTATCAAAGAGCTTCTACCGATTTACCGGAAGAATACGCCGGAAAATGGGCGAGAGAAGCAGGGCATCCAGACGATAAGGTGAAAATCCATAATTCTGCCGCCTCACAGAATCGCCCTGCAGGATCTACGATTTCAAGTCCCGGAGGCTGGTATGATGCAGGTGATTATGGAAAGTACATTGTAAACAGCGGAATCACAATGGGAACTTTGCTTTCCCTTTACGAAGATTTCCCTAACTATCTCGACACCCTGAATTTGAATATTCCCGAAAGTCAAAACAACATCCCCGATTTTCTCGATGAAACACTTTACAACCTAAGATGGATGATGACGATGCAGGACGAAGACGGTGGTGTTTACCACAAACTCACCAGCGCAAACTTTCATGGTGCAGTTGCCCCAAAAGATGCCACCTTACAGCGCTGGGTAGTACAAAAAGGTACAGCCGCTACTCTCGATTTTGCCGCAGTAACCGCCCAGGCATCAAGAATTTTTCAAAACTATAATGAATTACCCGGATTATCAGATTCTTTGCTGGTAATGAGCGAAAAAGCTTATACATGGGCAAAAGAAAATCCACAGGCAATTTACCGCCAGGAAGAATTAAAAAATCCAAAGATAAGTACCGGTGCTTACGGAGACCAGAATTTTAAGGACGAATTACAATGGGCCGCCACGGAACTTTTTATTACCACCGGAAATGAAAACTATTATAAAGACGCCAATCTCGAAAGTTCATTAGAAACTGATTTTGGCATTCCCGCCTGGCCAAATGTAAATACTCTTGCCCTTTACTCGCTTGTAAGGCACAGGGATAAATATACAAATAGTGAAGTTGTAGATATTGATGCTATAATAAATCAGATCACAAAAATGGGCGATGCTTTAGTGTCATCTTCAAAAACTTCCGCTTATGCGATTCCTATGGGAACCAGGGAGTCAGATTTTGTGTGGGGGAGCAATTCAACCGCCGCAAACCAGGGGATACTCCTGTTAAATGCTTTTCAAATTACAGATGATGAGAAATATCTCAATGCTGCCAATGCTAATCTTGATTACCTTTTAGGAAGAAATGCGACAGGCTATTCCTTTTTAACCGGTTTTGGCGAAAAAGCTACAAGAGATCCGCACCACAGACCTTCGGAATCTGATGATATTGAAGATCCCGTACCAGGATTGTTGGCCGCAGGCCCAAACCCAGGGCAACAAGACAAAGAAGGCTGCAAAAATAAATATACTGATACGCATAAATATCCGGCAACTTCCTACATAGATGATCGCTGCAGTTATGCCAGTAATGAGATCGCGATTAACTGGAATGCACCTTTTGTATATCTCGCCAATGCGATAGAAGCAATAAGATAG
- a CDS encoding YraN family protein, protein MAQHNALGELGERLALEHLLKQGYEILAENYVYNKAEIDILARKHSTLVVVEVKTRSTPDFGDPQSFVKPKQIRQLVKAADFYLNDNQLDLEVRFDIVAIIKNKAGIQVEHLEDAFLHFE, encoded by the coding sequence ATGGCTCAGCATAACGCTTTGGGGGAATTGGGTGAACGCCTCGCTTTAGAACACCTTTTAAAACAAGGTTATGAAATCCTGGCTGAAAATTATGTTTATAACAAAGCGGAAATAGACATTTTAGCCCGGAAACATAGTACTTTGGTAGTAGTAGAAGTTAAAACAAGAAGCACACCCGATTTTGGGGACCCACAAAGTTTTGTGAAGCCTAAACAAATTCGGCAGCTCGTAAAAGCTGCCGATTTTTATTTAAATGATAATCAGTTAGACCTGGAAGTACGGTTTGATATTGTTGCAATAATAAAAAACAAAGCCGGGATACAGGTAGAGCATCTTGAAGATGCCTTTTTGCATTTTGAGTGA
- a CDS encoding histone deacetylase, with the protein MLKIAYHPIYKHPLPEGHRFPMEKYELLPRQLLHEGTCSEDNFFEPEFPEEKYILNVHDPDYFERLRNLNLSKKEIRKSGFPLSEALVKREMIIADGTMKGVHYSIENGISFNIAGGTHHAYSNRAEAFCLLNDQAIAARYLQQKKLAEKILIVDLDVHQGNGTAEIFQDDPSVFTFSMHGKGNYPFKKEKSDLDIEVPDGSEDEAYLKILKDTLPGLIEEQKPDFIFYLCGVDILETDKLGRLSCTVNGCKERDRFVLQTCHDLDIPVQCSMGGGYSKEVRVIIEAHANTYRLAKEIYF; encoded by the coding sequence ATGCTAAAAATCGCCTACCATCCCATTTATAAACATCCCCTGCCTGAAGGTCATCGTTTCCCAATGGAAAAATATGAATTGCTTCCCAGGCAGTTACTTCACGAAGGGACTTGTAGTGAAGATAATTTTTTTGAACCCGAATTTCCAGAGGAAAAATACATTCTAAATGTTCACGACCCCGATTATTTTGAACGTTTACGCAATCTAAACCTTAGTAAAAAAGAAATTCGGAAAAGTGGATTTCCACTTTCTGAAGCTTTAGTAAAAAGAGAGATGATAATCGCCGATGGCACAATGAAAGGCGTACATTATTCCATAGAAAATGGTATTTCGTTTAATATTGCCGGTGGCACTCATCACGCTTATTCCAATCGCGCAGAAGCCTTTTGTTTGCTTAATGACCAGGCGATAGCCGCAAGGTATCTTCAGCAGAAAAAGTTAGCGGAAAAAATTCTCATTGTAGATCTGGATGTTCATCAGGGCAATGGCACTGCTGAGATCTTTCAGGACGACCCTTCAGTTTTCACCTTTTCTATGCACGGAAAAGGGAATTATCCTTTCAAAAAAGAAAAATCAGATCTCGATATTGAAGTGCCTGATGGTAGCGAAGACGAAGCATATCTTAAAATACTCAAAGATACCTTACCGGGTTTGATAGAAGAACAAAAACCCGATTTCATCTTTTACCTATGCGGTGTAGATATTTTGGAAACCGATAAACTGGGCCGACTTTCCTGCACTGTGAATGGCTGTAAAGAAAGAGACAGGTTCGTTTTGCAAACCTGTCACGATCTAGACATTCCAGTCCAATGCAGTATGGGCGGAGGGTATTCTAAAGAGGTAAGAGTGATTATTGAAGCCCATGCTAATACTTACAGGTTAGCAAAAGAAATTTATTTCTGA
- a CDS encoding sugar O-acetyltransferase yields MTEKEKMLSGQLYLGEEKEIAKDRYNARLIFQKANKLGEEKADERIKLFYSLFEKAGKDLWIEPPFYCDYGYNIKMGDQVFMNFNCCILDVVEVNIGNNVFLAPNVHIYTATHPLDAKTRDTLLEYGKPVIIGNSLWIGGGAIICPGVSIGDGSVIAAGAVVIKDVPPNVLVGGNPAKIIKKLDNNQ; encoded by the coding sequence ATGACCGAAAAAGAAAAAATGCTTTCAGGCCAATTATACCTGGGTGAAGAAAAAGAAATCGCAAAAGACAGGTATAATGCAAGACTTATTTTTCAAAAAGCGAATAAGCTGGGTGAAGAAAAAGCAGATGAAAGAATCAAGCTCTTCTACTCCTTATTTGAAAAAGCCGGTAAAGATCTATGGATAGAGCCTCCATTTTATTGTGATTACGGATATAACATAAAAATGGGTGATCAGGTTTTTATGAATTTTAATTGCTGCATCCTGGATGTTGTGGAAGTAAATATTGGAAACAACGTGTTTTTAGCACCAAACGTACACATTTATACCGCAACGCATCCCTTAGATGCCAAAACCCGGGATACGCTTTTAGAATATGGCAAACCGGTTATTATTGGCAATAGCTTGTGGATAGGTGGCGGCGCTATTATTTGCCCAGGAGTAAGTATTGGTGACGGAAGCGTGATTGCAGCAGGAGCAGTAGTGATAAAAGATGTTCCACCAAATGTTTTAGTGGGTGGTAATCCCGCTAAAATCATCAAAAAATTAGACAATAATCAATAG
- a CDS encoding single-stranded DNA-binding protein, translating to MSTIRNKVQLIGNVGREPEIVNLESGKKLAKFSVATNESYKNGNGERITDTQWHNIVAWGKTAELVEKYVNKGKEVGVEGKLTSRSWDDKDGTKRYITEVICNELLLMGK from the coding sequence ATGAGCACTATTAGAAACAAAGTACAGTTGATCGGGAATGTGGGGAGAGAGCCTGAAATCGTAAATCTGGAATCTGGAAAGAAACTGGCTAAATTCTCGGTAGCTACCAATGAGAGTTACAAAAACGGAAATGGCGAACGTATAACCGATACCCAATGGCACAATATCGTGGCCTGGGGGAAAACCGCAGAGCTGGTAGAGAAATATGTAAATAAGGGAAAAGAAGTTGGGGTAGAAGGAAAGCTTACCAGCAGAAGTTGGGATGATAAAGACGGTACTAAGCGCTATATTACTGAAGTGATTTGCAACGAGCTGCTTTTAATGGGGAAGTAA